One Sphingomonas sp. SUN039 genomic window carries:
- a CDS encoding NAD-glutamate dehydrogenase — translation MAATRATSPATISDSRHTDLLAKALVAGALPGETAGFTKDDRRAAAALALDALDGRRGDAPAIRIESGSGSDGRRLMRLAVANSDMPFLVDSIADAITAQGLAIDRILHPIVSVGRGKDGGFAGLGDGGARTSLVYMETERADARVRHDLSAAIETALKHVRAAVTDWTAMKAAVAMDVARLGDSEGAKLLDWFLDRNFTLLGSATYPAKGGTKEALGIAADIGDAVLSPEQRAKAQSWLKAHDAPMLAKSNFLSTVHRRAPLDLIVVPSDGGVRIHAGLWTSAALAAAPQDIPVLRDRLSALMAKYGFSPDGHAGKALAHALTDLPHDLLLAIDAATLERLALTAMSLADRPRADLVLTRDALDRHMFAFVWLPRDELTTARRIAISEMIATEADGDLLSWSIDLGDGEVALIRYTFDRRGAQREPDEASLRAALVAMVRGWPEAVEASLIAAGEDKGATRLALRYAEAFPPLYRTGAGPDEAARDIVRLAELDTPTDRQVRLYRRATDAKGRLRLKLYSLAPVMLSDVVPALECFGFRVVEEVSTLIGDGTLGHMHRFVLDLGAGDAAALLDRASVVEGAIAAVLEGSAENDRFNELIVAAAFDPRAVVLLRAMFRYLRQTGLTYGLITVVEALRRHPHIARAVVDLFAALHDPAAKKREAAREAAEHAIERGLSQVAAIDEDRVLRLLRAVVRATLRTNFYAPAGQTAIAFKFDSAKVPGLPAPVPWREIWVYSPRVEGIHLRAGPVARGGLRWSDRRDDFRTEILGLMKAQRVKNAVIVPTGAKGGFFPKMLPSPATDRDAWLAEGTESYRIFIRTLLSVTDNIVGGKVVHPAQVVVHDGEDPYFVVAADKGTATFSDVANAIALEHHFWLGDAFASGGSVGYDHKAMGITAKGAWVSVQRHFAELGTDVQAQPIRVVGCGDMSGDVFGNGMLLSKALKIVAAFDHRHIFIDPDPDPSASWDERARMFALPRSSWADYDTKLISKGGGVFPRSAKSIKLSKEARAALDIAEAEIEPTMLISAILKSPVDLIWFGGIGTYVKAASETDGQVGDPANDILRVDAEDVRARAIGEGANLGVTQAARIAFSLKGGRINTDFIDNSAGVDCSDHEVNIKIALNAEVAGGALTMPKRNTLLAKMTDQVADLVLEDNRLQTLALSIAERGGASAVPSLVRLIETFEASGRLDRAVEGLASNDLLARRAQDGHGLTRPELAVVLATAKLALQDAIEHTDLAADPAMTPELLAAFPAGMRKGHAGAIEHHQLRGEIVATKVANRIVNRMGLIHPYELAEEEGASLGDIAGAFVIAEALFDVRSLWAAIDSADIGEGGRLLLFEQVAVELRAAMADLLRGSVAGRSVGDTIAALTPGVVQLDANVDALLLDETRMQARGFAARLTDAGAPRKLVERVVRLAEMDGAVGLAALAERSGTDAIVLTRAFGTLGSALGLDWAQGAAMRANPVDPWERLLVAGLSRDFQQMRLEWLARDATDPGARVTVWLGTHTTRVGDFRRLVDRAKLSVAPSPAMLAQIAGQARVLLGR, via the coding sequence ATGGCTGCCACCCGCGCGACTTCGCCCGCGACAATTTCCGATTCACGCCACACCGATCTGCTGGCCAAGGCGCTGGTCGCCGGTGCCCTGCCCGGCGAAACCGCCGGGTTCACCAAGGACGACCGCCGCGCGGCGGCCGCACTGGCGCTGGATGCGCTCGACGGGCGGCGCGGCGACGCGCCCGCCATCCGCATCGAATCGGGCAGCGGGAGCGACGGACGGCGGCTGATGCGGCTGGCGGTCGCCAACAGCGACATGCCGTTTCTGGTCGATTCGATCGCGGATGCAATCACCGCACAGGGCTTGGCCATCGACCGAATTTTGCATCCGATCGTGTCGGTCGGGCGCGGCAAGGACGGCGGCTTTGCCGGGCTGGGTGACGGCGGCGCGCGAACGTCGCTCGTCTATATGGAAACCGAACGTGCCGATGCGCGGGTGCGGCACGACCTGAGCGCGGCCATCGAAACGGCGCTCAAGCATGTCCGTGCAGCGGTCACCGATTGGACGGCGATGAAGGCGGCAGTCGCGATGGACGTTGCGCGCCTGGGCGACAGCGAGGGCGCCAAATTGCTCGACTGGTTCCTCGACCGCAATTTCACTTTGCTGGGATCGGCGACCTATCCGGCCAAGGGCGGGACGAAGGAAGCGCTGGGGATCGCGGCCGATATCGGCGATGCCGTGCTCTCGCCCGAACAGCGGGCCAAGGCGCAAAGCTGGCTGAAAGCGCATGATGCGCCAATGCTCGCCAAGTCGAACTTCCTGTCGACTGTCCACCGCCGCGCCCCGCTCGATCTGATTGTCGTGCCGTCGGATGGCGGCGTACGTATCCATGCCGGCCTATGGACCAGCGCCGCACTTGCCGCCGCGCCGCAGGATATCCCGGTGCTGCGCGACCGGCTTTCGGCATTGATGGCGAAGTACGGGTTCTCGCCCGATGGCCATGCCGGAAAAGCGCTGGCGCACGCACTGACCGACCTGCCGCACGATCTGTTGCTGGCGATCGATGCGGCGACACTCGAACGGCTGGCGCTGACCGCGATGTCGCTGGCCGACCGGCCGCGCGCCGATCTGGTGCTGACCCGCGATGCACTCGACCGGCACATGTTTGCGTTCGTCTGGCTACCGCGCGACGAGCTGACGACGGCGCGGCGCATTGCGATTTCAGAGATGATCGCAACAGAGGCAGACGGCGATCTGCTCAGCTGGTCGATCGATCTGGGCGACGGCGAAGTCGCGCTGATCCGCTATACGTTCGACCGACGCGGCGCGCAGCGCGAACCCGATGAAGCGAGCTTGCGTGCAGCGCTTGTCGCGATGGTACGCGGGTGGCCCGAAGCAGTCGAAGCGAGCCTGATCGCAGCGGGCGAGGACAAAGGCGCGACGCGACTGGCATTGCGTTACGCCGAGGCGTTTCCGCCACTCTATCGCACCGGCGCCGGACCCGATGAGGCGGCGCGCGATATCGTGCGGCTGGCCGAACTCGACACCCCGACCGACAGGCAAGTGCGGCTCTATCGCCGTGCGACTGATGCCAAGGGGCGGTTGCGGTTGAAACTCTACAGCCTTGCGCCGGTCATGCTGTCCGACGTCGTGCCCGCGCTCGAATGTTTCGGGTTCCGCGTGGTTGAAGAGGTTTCGACGCTGATCGGCGACGGGACGTTGGGGCATATGCACCGGTTCGTTCTCGATCTGGGTGCGGGCGATGCGGCGGCACTCCTAGACCGGGCGTCCGTCGTCGAAGGGGCGATTGCCGCGGTGCTCGAGGGATCGGCAGAGAACGACCGTTTCAACGAGCTGATCGTTGCCGCCGCGTTCGATCCGCGCGCCGTGGTGCTGCTGCGCGCCATGTTCCGCTATCTGCGCCAGACCGGACTCACCTATGGCCTCATCACCGTGGTCGAGGCGCTGCGCCGCCACCCGCATATCGCGCGCGCCGTCGTCGATCTGTTCGCCGCCCTCCACGACCCGGCGGCCAAGAAGCGCGAGGCCGCGCGCGAAGCCGCCGAGCACGCCATCGAGCGCGGCCTGTCGCAGGTCGCCGCTATCGACGAAGACCGCGTTCTGCGCCTGCTGCGCGCGGTGGTGCGCGCGACGCTGCGTACCAATTTCTACGCGCCTGCCGGACAGACCGCGATTGCGTTCAAGTTCGACAGCGCGAAGGTGCCGGGTCTCCCCGCCCCGGTGCCGTGGCGCGAGATTTGGGTCTATAGCCCCCGTGTCGAGGGCATCCATCTGCGCGCGGGACCAGTCGCGCGCGGCGGCTTGCGCTGGTCCGACCGGCGCGACGATTTCCGCACCGAAATCCTCGGGCTGATGAAGGCGCAGCGCGTCAAGAACGCGGTCATTGTGCCGACGGGCGCAAAGGGCGGCTTCTTTCCCAAGATGCTGCCCAGTCCGGCAACCGACCGCGATGCGTGGCTGGCGGAGGGGACCGAGAGCTACCGCATCTTCATCCGCACCTTGCTGTCGGTCACCGACAACATCGTGGGCGGCAAGGTCGTGCATCCGGCGCAGGTCGTCGTCCACGACGGCGAGGACCCGTATTTCGTCGTCGCCGCCGACAAGGGGACCGCAACTTTCAGCGATGTCGCCAACGCCATCGCGCTGGAGCACCACTTCTGGCTCGGCGATGCGTTCGCAAGCGGCGGGTCGGTCGGCTACGACCACAAGGCGATGGGCATCACCGCCAAGGGCGCTTGGGTCTCGGTCCAGCGCCACTTTGCCGAACTGGGCACAGATGTGCAGGCGCAGCCGATCCGCGTCGTCGGGTGCGGCGACATGTCGGGCGATGTGTTCGGTAATGGGATGCTGCTGTCGAAGGCGCTGAAGATCGTCGCGGCGTTCGACCACCGCCATATCTTCATCGACCCCGATCCCGACCCCTCCGCAAGCTGGGACGAGCGAGCACGGATGTTTGCGCTGCCGCGTTCGAGCTGGGCCGACTATGATACGAAGCTGATTTCGAAAGGCGGCGGCGTGTTCCCGCGTTCGGCCAAATCGATCAAGCTGTCGAAGGAAGCCCGCGCCGCGCTCGACATTGCCGAGGCCGAGATCGAGCCGACGATGCTGATTTCCGCCATTCTCAAAAGCCCGGTCGACCTGATCTGGTTCGGCGGCATCGGTACCTATGTGAAGGCGGCGAGCGAAACCGACGGGCAGGTCGGCGACCCTGCCAACGACATCCTGCGCGTCGATGCCGAGGACGTGCGCGCGCGCGCCATCGGCGAGGGCGCGAACCTGGGCGTTACCCAGGCGGCACGCATCGCGTTCTCGCTGAAGGGCGGGCGGATCAACACCGACTTCATCGACAATTCGGCGGGCGTCGATTGTTCGGACCATGAGGTCAATATCAAGATTGCGCTCAATGCCGAGGTTGCGGGCGGCGCGCTGACCATGCCGAAACGCAACACGCTACTGGCCAAAATGACCGATCAGGTCGCAGATCTGGTGCTCGAGGATAACCGTCTCCAGACGCTGGCGCTGTCGATTGCCGAGCGCGGTGGGGCGAGCGCAGTGCCGTCGCTGGTTCGCCTGATCGAGACGTTCGAAGCGTCGGGTCGGCTCGACCGTGCGGTCGAGGGCCTTGCGTCGAACGACCTGCTCGCGCGGCGCGCACAGGACGGGCACGGACTGACCCGCCCCGAACTGGCGGTGGTGCTCGCGACGGCAAAGCTCGCGTTGCAGGACGCCATCGAACACACCGACCTCGCCGCCGACCCGGCGATGACGCCCGAGCTGCTCGCAGCGTTCCCGGCGGGGATGCGAAAGGGTCATGCCGGGGCCATCGAGCATCACCAGCTGCGCGGCGAGATCGTCGCGACCAAGGTCGCCAACCGCATCGTCAACCGGATGGGCCTGATCCATCCGTACGAACTCGCCGAGGAAGAAGGCGCGTCGCTGGGCGATATCGCCGGAGCCTTCGTCATTGCCGAGGCGCTGTTCGACGTGCGGTCGCTGTGGGCGGCGATCGACAGTGCCGACATCGGCGAAGGCGGGCGGCTGTTGTTGTTCGAACAGGTCGCGGTCGAATTGCGCGCCGCAATGGCAGACCTGCTTCGCGGTTCGGTCGCGGGGCGTTCTGTCGGCGATACGATTGCGGCGTTGACGCCGGGCGTCGTCCAGCTCGACGCGAACGTCGATGCCCTGCTGCTCGACGAAACCCGGATGCAGGCGCGCGGTTTCGCCGCGCGGCTGACCGATGCAGGCGCGCCGCGCAAGCTGGTCGAACGTGTCGTGCGCCTTGCCGAAATGGACGGCGCAGTCGGGCTGGCCGCGCTTGCCGAACGGTCGGGCACCGATGCCATCGTTCTGACCCGGGCGTTCGGTACACTTGGCAGTGCGCTCGGCCTCGACTGGGCACAGGGCGCCGCGATGCGCGCCAATCCGGTCGATCCGTGGGAGCGGCTGCTCGTCGCGGGCCTCAGCCGGGATTTCCAGCAGATGCGCCTCGAGTGGCTGGCACGCGACGCGACCGATCCGGGCGCGCGGGTTACCGTTTGGCTCGGCACCCACACGACGCGTGTCGGCGACTTCCGGCGACTGGTCGACCGGGCGAAGCTCTCGGTCGCGCCCTCGCCTGCCATGCTTGCGCAGATCGCGGGGCAGGCGCGGGTGCTACTCGGCCGGTAG
- a CDS encoding PepSY domain-containing protein — MPSAVKMRRTWFSVHKWLGIIFAVVVIPLSFTGAALVWDHALDKAVNPQRFAVSGTATLPPSAYVAAASKALAPGEQVASIRFPEEGGPVVVSASAPPREGARPGPPQRTNLYLDPPTARVLDTAKSNDGLLRVLHQLHGTLMIPGVGRSIVGWLGVAMLISSLTGIWLWWPLTGSFRSGFRWKRQATTNANLHYLTGFWISVPLAMLSFTGIWISFPAFFANMSGAKAPNPADRARMMAARPLAATVQGVDGAFALARPLAGGAPVQVTFPTDKAAEWKISFARDGGPAEVVVDDARGTVKPLKPPQPETFARTMRRWHDGHDMGFAFQLVIFLGGLIPVLLAITGIVMWLRTRKWRADIDAKLHDRSVTPLPAE; from the coding sequence GTGCCCAGTGCGGTCAAGATGCGGCGGACGTGGTTTTCGGTCCATAAATGGCTCGGGATCATCTTTGCGGTCGTCGTCATCCCGCTGTCGTTCACCGGCGCGGCACTGGTGTGGGACCACGCGCTCGACAAAGCGGTCAACCCGCAGCGGTTCGCGGTCAGCGGAACGGCGACCTTGCCGCCTTCCGCCTATGTTGCCGCTGCCTCGAAAGCGCTAGCGCCCGGTGAGCAGGTCGCCTCGATCCGCTTCCCCGAAGAGGGTGGGCCGGTCGTCGTTTCGGCCAGCGCGCCGCCCAGGGAGGGCGCACGGCCCGGCCCGCCGCAGCGGACCAACCTCTATCTCGATCCGCCGACCGCACGCGTGCTCGACACCGCCAAGAGCAATGATGGACTGCTCCGCGTGCTCCACCAGCTCCACGGTACCCTCATGATCCCCGGCGTCGGCCGGTCGATCGTCGGCTGGCTCGGCGTTGCGATGCTGATTTCGTCGCTGACCGGCATCTGGCTGTGGTGGCCGCTTACGGGCTCGTTCCGCAGTGGTTTCCGCTGGAAGCGACAGGCAACGACGAATGCGAACCTGCATTACCTGACCGGCTTCTGGATTTCGGTGCCACTGGCGATGCTGTCGTTCACCGGCATCTGGATCAGCTTCCCGGCGTTCTTCGCCAATATGTCGGGGGCCAAGGCGCCCAATCCTGCCGACCGCGCGCGGATGATGGCGGCCCGTCCGCTGGCCGCGACGGTACAGGGCGTCGATGGCGCTTTTGCCCTCGCCCGCCCGCTCGCAGGCGGCGCACCGGTGCAAGTGACCTTCCCAACCGACAAGGCAGCCGAATGGAAAATCTCGTTTGCGCGCGACGGCGGCCCTGCCGAAGTCGTCGTCGACGATGCGCGCGGCACCGTGAAGCCGCTCAAGCCGCCGCAGCCCGAAACGTTCGCCCGCACCATGCGGCGCTGGCACGACGGGCACGACATGGGGTTTGCGTTTCAGCTCGTCATCTTCCTCGGCGGCCTGATCCCGGTGCTGCTCGCGATCACCGGGATCGTCATGTGGCTCCGCACGCGTAAATGGCGTGCCGACATCGACGCGAAGCTGCACGACCGGAGCGTGACGCCGCTACCGGCCGAGTAG
- a CDS encoding Fe2+-dependent dioxygenase — MLAVPAVLSPDEVAHLRATIDAADWIDGNATSGHQSAQAKHNTQLPEDSAAAHTAGEIVLDALGRSPLFVAAALPLKVYPPLFNRYAAGDAFGTHVDTAIRIRYGSDFRIRSDVSATLFLSDPDDYDGGELLVEDRPGVKLSAGDMILYPASTLHRVAPVTRGTRVASFFWVQSMVRSDSDRAILFELDTAIQGLTGATGNDDAELVRLTGVYHNLLRRWAEL, encoded by the coding sequence ATGCTGGCCGTTCCCGCCGTCCTTTCGCCCGACGAGGTCGCCCATCTGCGCGCTACCATTGACGCCGCCGACTGGATCGACGGCAATGCGACATCGGGTCACCAGTCGGCGCAGGCTAAGCACAATACGCAACTGCCCGAGGACTCGGCGGCGGCGCATACTGCGGGTGAGATCGTTCTCGACGCGCTCGGGCGGTCGCCGCTGTTCGTGGCCGCCGCGCTGCCGCTGAAGGTCTATCCGCCGCTGTTCAACCGCTACGCAGCGGGCGACGCTTTCGGCACCCACGTCGATACCGCCATCCGCATCCGGTACGGCAGCGATTTCCGTATCCGCAGCGATGTGTCGGCGACGCTCTTCCTGTCCGATCCCGACGACTATGACGGCGGCGAACTGCTCGTCGAGGACCGTCCGGGCGTAAAACTGTCGGCGGGCGACATGATCCTATACCCCGCTTCGACCTTGCACCGGGTAGCACCGGTCACGCGCGGCACCCGCGTCGCGTCGTTTTTCTGGGTGCAGTCGATGGTTCGCAGCGACAGCGATCGCGCCATATTGTTCGAGCTGGACACCGCCATTCAGGGGTTGACCGGCGCGACCGGCAACGACGATGCCGAACTCGTCCGCCTCACCGGCGTTTATCACAACCTCCTCCGCCGCTGGGCGGAGCTCTGA
- a CDS encoding TonB-dependent siderophore receptor, whose translation MSRTDAVQPRHPARAAAFLALGCVGFIASAPSLAADTAPDAEEQARATIVVTGTRDDDSNAKTVAPLLNTPRSVVVVDKQIIKDTGSATLVDALRTVPGITFGAAEGGNPIGDRPFIRGFDSQGSTFVDNIRDTSAQSREVFAIEQIQIVRGSDSTLGGRGSAGGSINIVSKFPRDRTFAEATASYGTADYKRLTGDINYKLTDMVSVRIAGVWHDQNVAGRDALFQDRWGIAPSIKIGGKGPTTLTLGYYHLTSHELPDSGFPYQRTTANAPLGFSYSEPAIGQFTTISGATVSIPRNAFYGVKSRDFRDTTTDQITIRAEHDFGTIKLRNTSRFSNSDQAYIYTQPDDSQGNVYGTNAANAATAGGYVWRRANTRYGYVSTLTNQTDLIGTFDTGSIKHSFSAGLELSWEKARRGIFVTRGYVNPANGNEILSTGALISPRCTAAALVRYYCTTLGNPNPNDPWVNYASDTSTATAPVSRNLAIAETQNDASTVSAYAFDSITITPALILNLGARVDRFKSTTTPGQPIAATSTFSFDRTDTLFNWQAGLVFKPTANTSVYASYATSATPPNSLLGEGLEGNALPTTSGQVSVDILDALKVEQTRSLEVGAKADLFGNRLSLSVAAFRTDTDNARVVGADGNPQFIGKRRVNGIEFGFNGQIRPGWTVFGGYTYLDATILDAGNTIFVVPAVVVGGVTVTPARNIIQPSVNTGRRFPQTAEHSATLWTDVAVTKKLSVGGGAFYTGRVFGTYADNRAVTGVGAAAVVNPATRIIARTIPGYWRFDARAGYKFSDKLEVSVNVQNLTDKTYFISANSAHYATVAPGRSAFATLSVKY comes from the coding sequence ATGTCGCGTACCGATGCCGTCCAGCCCCGCCACCCCGCACGCGCCGCAGCGTTCCTGGCGCTCGGCTGTGTCGGCTTTATCGCGAGCGCGCCTTCGCTGGCTGCCGACACCGCGCCCGATGCCGAGGAACAGGCTCGCGCGACAATCGTCGTCACCGGCACCCGCGATGACGACAGCAATGCGAAAACCGTCGCTCCCCTGCTCAACACGCCGCGCTCGGTCGTCGTCGTCGACAAGCAGATCATCAAGGACACCGGCTCTGCCACGCTTGTCGATGCGCTTCGCACTGTCCCCGGCATCACCTTCGGCGCGGCGGAGGGGGGTAACCCCATTGGCGATCGTCCGTTCATCCGCGGGTTCGATTCGCAGGGGTCGACCTTTGTCGACAATATCCGCGATACCAGCGCGCAAAGCCGAGAAGTGTTCGCCATCGAGCAGATCCAGATCGTGCGCGGCTCCGATTCGACGCTCGGCGGGCGTGGCAGCGCGGGTGGGTCGATCAACATCGTGTCGAAATTCCCGCGCGACAGGACGTTCGCTGAAGCGACCGCCAGCTATGGAACCGCCGATTACAAGCGCCTTACCGGTGACATCAATTACAAGCTGACCGACATGGTCTCGGTTCGCATTGCGGGCGTGTGGCACGACCAGAATGTCGCAGGCCGCGATGCCCTGTTCCAGGATCGCTGGGGAATTGCGCCGTCGATCAAGATCGGCGGCAAGGGGCCGACGACGCTGACGCTCGGCTATTATCACCTGACCAGCCACGAACTGCCCGACAGCGGGTTTCCGTACCAGCGCACCACCGCCAATGCGCCGCTGGGGTTCAGCTACTCAGAACCCGCCATCGGGCAATTCACGACAATCAGCGGAGCGACCGTGAGCATCCCGCGTAACGCCTTCTACGGTGTTAAAAGCCGCGACTTCCGCGACACCACGACCGACCAGATTACGATCCGCGCTGAGCATGATTTCGGGACGATCAAGCTCCGCAACACATCGCGGTTCAGCAACAGCGACCAAGCGTACATCTACACCCAACCCGACGACAGCCAAGGCAACGTCTATGGCACCAATGCCGCCAATGCCGCGACGGCAGGCGGCTATGTCTGGCGGCGGGCGAACACGCGCTATGGCTATGTCTCGACCCTTACCAACCAGACCGACCTGATTGGGACGTTCGACACGGGCAGTATCAAGCATAGTTTTTCTGCGGGTCTCGAACTCAGCTGGGAAAAGGCGCGGCGGGGGATTTTCGTGACGCGCGGGTACGTAAATCCGGCCAACGGCAATGAAATCCTGTCGACGGGCGCGCTGATTTCGCCGCGCTGCACGGCGGCGGCACTGGTACGCTATTACTGCACGACTTTGGGCAACCCGAACCCCAACGACCCCTGGGTCAATTACGCCAGCGATACCTCGACCGCCACTGCGCCGGTATCGCGCAACCTCGCCATTGCCGAAACGCAGAACGACGCCAGCACGGTGTCAGCCTATGCGTTCGATTCGATCACGATCACCCCGGCGCTGATCCTCAACCTCGGCGCGCGGGTCGACCGGTTCAAATCGACGACCACCCCCGGTCAGCCGATTGCCGCCACATCGACGTTCAGCTTCGACCGCACCGATACGTTGTTCAACTGGCAGGCGGGGCTAGTGTTCAAACCGACGGCGAACACCAGCGTCTACGCCTCTTACGCGACTTCGGCGACGCCACCGAACAGCCTGCTTGGCGAGGGACTCGAGGGCAACGCGCTGCCCACCACCAGCGGGCAGGTGTCGGTCGATATTCTCGACGCGCTGAAGGTCGAACAGACCCGCTCGTTGGAGGTCGGCGCCAAGGCCGATCTGTTCGGCAACCGCCTGTCGCTGAGCGTTGCCGCGTTTCGCACCGATACCGACAATGCCCGCGTCGTGGGGGCCGATGGCAACCCGCAATTCATCGGCAAGCGGCGCGTCAACGGGATCGAATTCGGCTTCAACGGACAGATCCGGCCCGGCTGGACGGTGTTCGGCGGCTACACCTACCTCGATGCGACCATCCTCGATGCCGGCAATACGATCTTCGTGGTGCCCGCCGTTGTCGTCGGTGGCGTGACCGTCACGCCCGCGCGCAACATCATCCAGCCGTCGGTCAACACCGGTCGCCGCTTCCCCCAAACCGCCGAACACAGCGCGACGCTCTGGACCGATGTCGCGGTGACGAAGAAGCTCAGCGTCGGCGGGGGCGCGTTCTACACGGGCCGCGTGTTCGGCACCTATGCCGACAACCGTGCGGTGACCGGCGTAGGCGCGGCAGCGGTGGTCAACCCGGCCACGCGGATTATCGCGCGCACCATTCCCGGCTACTGGCGCTTCGATGCGCGCGCGGGCTACAAGTTCAGCGACAAACTGGAAGTGAGCGTCAACGTGCAGAACCTGACCGACAAGACCTATTTCATCTCGGCAAACAGCGCGCATTACGCGACCGTCGCGCCGGGGCGCAGCGCCTTTGCGACGCTATCGGTGAAATACTGA
- a CDS encoding ribbon-helix-helix domain-containing protein encodes MPPLYAPPVKRSITIAGHETALTLEPVFWDALRAAALAQNLPLNALVARIDAERITAPHPPNLASAIRCWLFARSQNENVSQER; translated from the coding sequence ATGCCTCCCCTTTACGCACCCCCCGTCAAACGCTCGATCACCATCGCCGGCCACGAAACCGCGCTCACGCTGGAACCGGTGTTCTGGGACGCGCTCCGCGCCGCTGCACTCGCACAGAATTTGCCGCTCAACGCGCTCGTCGCGCGCATCGATGCCGAGCGGATTACCGCGCCCCATCCGCCCAATCTCGCCAGCGCCATCCGCTGCTGGCTGTTTGCGCGCTCCCAAAATGAGAATGTTTCGCAAGAGCGTTGA
- a CDS encoding Uma2 family endonuclease — MNAVTTLRTPEKLGLRVEDYLLIARAGAFDAHGKTELIEGDVYAMNAQYSGHARIKTRLTIRLSAALAKAGSLFEVLSEVSVQLSDNTMPEPDISVTSYTGNDPVPLDQLALVVEVSDTTLAIDLGRKRSLYARAGVPEYWVVDVEQGTIHQNWGPSGDEYREMRIVPFGQPIAAATLAGVEVETGGLN, encoded by the coding sequence ATGAACGCGGTCACCACTCTTCGCACGCCTGAAAAGCTGGGCCTCCGCGTCGAGGACTATCTCCTTATCGCGCGCGCGGGTGCATTCGACGCACATGGCAAGACCGAATTGATTGAGGGGGACGTCTACGCAATGAACGCGCAGTACAGCGGCCATGCGCGCATCAAGACCCGCCTCACAATTCGGCTCAGCGCAGCGCTGGCCAAGGCTGGTAGCCTCTTTGAAGTCCTGTCGGAGGTGTCGGTGCAGCTGTCTGACAACACGATGCCAGAGCCCGATATTTCTGTGACGTCGTACACGGGCAACGACCCCGTGCCACTCGACCAACTCGCGCTGGTCGTCGAAGTGTCTGACACGACGCTGGCCATCGATCTCGGGCGCAAACGGTCGCTCTATGCGCGCGCAGGCGTTCCTGAATATTGGGTTGTCGATGTCGAGCAGGGCACGATCCATCAGAACTGGGGGCCGTCGGGCGATGAATATCGCGAGATGCGGATCGTGCCGTTCGGTCAGCCGATTGCGGCCGCGACGCTCGCGGGGGTTGAGGTGGAGACGGGCGGCTTGAACTAG
- the phbB gene encoding acetoacetyl-CoA reductase, with protein sequence MGRVAIVTGGTRGIGEAISLTLKDMGITVAANYAGNDEKAKAFEDATGIRVFKWDVGDHQACLDGCAAVEAELGPVDIVVNNAGITRDGVLARMSFDDWNDVMRVNLGGCFNMAKATFGGMTARGWGRVVNIGSINGQAGQYGQVNYAAAKSGIHGFTKALAQEGAKKGVTVNAIAPGYIDTDMVAAVPAEVLAKIVAKIPVGRLGQAHEIARGVAFLVSEDGGFVTGSTLSLNGGQHMY encoded by the coding sequence ATGGGCAGAGTTGCAATCGTAACCGGCGGCACGCGCGGGATCGGCGAGGCGATCAGCCTCACGCTCAAGGACATGGGCATCACCGTGGCCGCGAATTACGCGGGCAACGACGAAAAGGCCAAGGCGTTCGAGGATGCGACCGGCATCCGCGTGTTCAAATGGGACGTTGGCGATCATCAGGCCTGCCTCGACGGCTGTGCGGCGGTTGAGGCCGAACTTGGCCCCGTCGATATCGTCGTCAACAACGCCGGGATCACCCGCGACGGCGTGCTCGCGCGGATGAGCTTCGACGACTGGAACGACGTGATGCGCGTCAATCTGGGCGGCTGTTTCAACATGGCCAAGGCAACCTTCGGCGGCATGACCGCGCGAGGATGGGGCCGGGTGGTCAACATCGGGTCGATCAACGGACAGGCGGGGCAATATGGTCAGGTCAACTACGCCGCTGCCAAATCGGGCATCCACGGCTTCACGAAAGCGCTGGCGCAGGAGGGCGCGAAAAAAGGCGTGACGGTGAACGCGATCGCGCCGGGCTATATCGACACCGACATGGTCGCGGCCGTCCCGGCTGAAGTGCTGGCCAAGATCGTCGCGAAAATCCCGGTCGGGCGGCTGGGCCAGGCGCACGAAATCGCGCGCGGAGTCGCGTTTCTGGTGAGCGAAGACGGCGGGTTCGTGACGGGGTCGACGCTGAGCCTGAATGGCGGGCAGCATATGTACTGA